One genomic window of Punica granatum isolate Tunisia-2019 chromosome 1, ASM765513v2, whole genome shotgun sequence includes the following:
- the LOC116189571 gene encoding cytochrome c oxidase copper chaperone 2, translated as MGGLPFQDATSALALPENGSKHNQVSSVTAPAPESKPKKKICCACPETKKLRDECIVEHGEDACSKWIEAHIKCLRAEGFNV; from the coding sequence ATGGGTGGACTTCCTTTCCAAGATGCTACTTCAGCGTTGGCTTTGCCAGAGAATGGATCAAAGCATAATCAAGTTTCATCCGTGACAGCACCGGCACCAGAGTCTAAGCCAAAGAAGAAGATCTGCTGTGCTTGCCCTGAaactaagaagttgagagatGAATGCATTGTAGAGCACGGGGAAGATGCTTGTTCAAAGTGGATTGAAGCTCACATCAAATGCCTCCGTGCTGAGGGGTTCAATGTCTGA
- the LOC116189582 gene encoding metallothionein-like protein type 3, which translates to MADCGNCDCADKSQCVKKGSSYTIDVVETEKSYDDAVVMDAPAAENDGKCKCGSSCSCTNCTCGH; encoded by the exons ATGGCCGACTGTGGCAACTGCGACTGTGCTGACAAGAGCCAGTGCGT GAAGAAGGGAAGCAGCTACACTATTGACGTTGTGGAGACCGAGAAGAG CTATGATGACGCTGTTGTCATGGATGCTCCAGCGGCTGAGAATGACGGCAAGTGCAAGTGCGGAAGCAGCTGCTCCTGCACCAATTGCACCTGTGGTCATTAA